The genomic segment GCAAGGAAAATATATTAAAGATGCATGCAAGaatcagttactgcgtgtacttacCTGCACTGCAAGATGACAAGCCACAAAAATCGCTTCGAAGGGGTTCTTACGCCCCTCTTATGAACCGGGCACCTATACACGTTTAAAGTAAGACTAATAAGCCTACTTCACATCATTTACGAAGCACCGACTCCATACAAGCTACGCTATTAGCCAATTAAGTTTCGATTCAAGCTAATACGCATTCTACGCATACTCATGCAATAAATTCAACCCATGTTCATACATGAACTACGCCATCAATTCCAATCAAACCATAACATTAGATTCTAGTCAGGTTTATATCAAGATATGTTCAAGAACACGTAATACATGACGTTACACTTAATAACAATCATATCACCTATGATAGTAgtggtttattatttttccaaggtttttagagtgaaacgattaagaataaattagatTTGTAGCTTGGCGAATCAATAACGATTCGTATAATTTGGGTCAAAGTCACCCAACTTAGCGACACAATTGAACATATCAGTATAGCAACCGAGCTCAAAACTAACCACCTCATCAACGACTATAACCACgataatactttcattaatgaCAATCGCTACCTTAATCCGTctcagtaattattattatcatttactCTACAACAATGGATATTAACAATACTAGTCACCATTCATCCAAAGTGTCACATACACAAGCTTATACAAGATTTCCAATACAAAACATCATCCAAGCCACAAAAATAGTATATACTACTTTTAATTCATCCACCCCTAACTTATTCAAGTTCAATTCACACTTTCAAATGCTTACCCACTTTAAATCCTATTAAGATATAACTTAATCCAAGCTAAGATTCATGAATTTACCCAAATTACTACCTTTAAATTCAtcataatataaaccctaacttaTCTAATTTCAGATCACCATAATAATCAAACCCATAACAAAATCAAGATATTCATACTCCAATTTAACAAATATGAActctaaataataagaaatcaaATATCAACACATACAAACTTAATTTGGGTAAGAGATTGCTCACAAGGGGAACTAGAAATGGGTGAGGGTATAAGTggtgttgtggtggtggtggagcaCGAAGGTGGACAGCTAGACACGGCTGCTGCTGCCGGGAAAACCACCACGAAGGTGGCTGCCCTTGCTGTGGGTTCACGTTGCTGCAACAGGGAGGAGGAGGATGAAGCAGCCACTGCTGCTGCGTGTCGCGAGGGAGGAAGGCagggctgctgctgctacgatGGTCGCTCACCGGTGGAGGAAAATGCGGCTGGTGGTGGTGAAGAGAGGAGGCGGCTGCGCCCGTGAGTGAGGGAAGCGAACTGAgagaagagaaggagaagaggaaggaaAGAAAGTGACGGCtcaagcaagaaaaaaaaaagggtttcatGCCTTTTatccttgttattattattatcatgtttatttatttatttatttagattcattttttttcttgcgAGGcctaactaagagactcaccttcgggGGCTTAGatgttttaataaaataatcattttaattcgaacctctttattttttgaatcgtaattatatttttaatatatatatataagttaacatttaaattcgtatacgaaagaaatttattaaaataatttcataaataattgtaaagtctttaaaaactattaaaatattaaataattacttcattaaaatctctattaaaatttataaataattacttcattaaaatctcggggtgttacagactaccccccttaaaaggagtttcgtccccgaaactagcGCAACCAAGGTACTAAATTGTGAGAATTTACATTTGTAATAACTCAAGAAGGTGTCTTAACGGTTTTAAGCCCAAGGAATTAACTCAAAGATCGCGACTTATTGATGCTATTATGCTCGCTCTGTCcaaatattcataaatatttcgTTTCGTGCATTCATAATCATCTAAATTAACTCAACACCCAATCAAAACATGTAATTGTCACACATTTGACTTAACacgatcaatcaaaagcatgcaaATTTGTAATAGGTCGGTATCATAAAAGAGAAAATACGTGCGAACGTACGAAATTTTATCGCATTCTACCCCCTTTAaaaacttagttacgaccccgtaactcactaacctcgGAAAAAAGGTGCGGGTATTTCTCACGCATGGAATCTTCAGTTTCCCACGTTGCCTCCTGTGTGCGCTGGTTAGCCCATAGAACTTTCACCATCTTTATATCTTTTCTCCTCGTACTACGCACCTTAGAATCTAAGATCTTGATAGGTTTCTCTTCATAAGATAAATTTTCATCCAGATCTAAGGGTTCGGGATCTAGCACATGAGATTTATCGGGAACATATCTCTTCAACTGCGAAATGTGAAACACATCATGCACCTTACCCAACTCATTGGGTAATGCTAGTCTGTAAGCGACCTTTCCTACCTTCTCTGTGATCTCATAAGGTCCTATAAACTTGGGGCTCAACTTCCCCCTCTTGCCAAACCTCATGACTCCCTTCATTGGTGAAACTCTCAATAACACATAATCCCCTACGGCGAACTCATCAGGTCTCCTCTTAAGATCTGCGTAggacttttgtcgatcctgggcCGCCTTAAGTCTTTCTCGAATCATTTTTACCTGATCAGTCATCTCCTCTAATATAGCCGGTCCTAGAGTAACAGATTCACTGAAATCGTCCCAACATACAGGATTACGACAACGACGACCATACAGAGCCTCAAAAGGTGCCATCTGGATGCTTGCCTGGTAACTATTGTTGTATGAAAATTCCACCATATCTAGGCACTCATCCCAAGATCCTTGCCTATCCAAGGCTACGGCTCTCAACATATCTTCAAGAGTCCGATTAGTGCGCTCGGTTTGTCCATCAGTGGCAGGGTGAAAAGATGTGCTTCTTAGAAGTTCTGTTCCCAGAGCTGCTTGAAAAGCCTCCCAAAATTTTGACACATACCTAGTATCACGGTCAGAAACTATAGATCTAGGGACACCATGGTATCGCACAACATTTTTAAGGTAAGCTCGAGCCAACTGATCCATACtccattgattattcatcggaaTGAATCTTGCACTCTTGGTGAGTCTATCAACGATCACCCATAACGTGTCATTTCCTGACCTAGTTCTCGGTAAACCCAAAACAAAGTCCATTGATATGTCATCCCATTTCCATACAGGAATATCCAAGGGTTGGAGTAAACCTGCAGGTCTCTTATGTTCACTTTTGACCTTTTGACATGTCAGACACCTGGAAACAAACTCAGCAATATCTCTTTTCATCCCAGGCCACCAGAATGTTTGCTTCAGATCTCGATACATTTTATCTCCCCCCGGGTGGACGGAATACATCGAACCATGAGCCTCTGATAAGATTTTATCCTTGAGCTCTGCACAAGAAGAGGGTACACACCATCTACCCTTGTATCGAATGCTACCATCCTCGAATATTGTGAATCCTTCAGCTTTTCCTTCTTTAACCTGCTCCCTCGTTTTTTCCAATAAGGAGTCACTCACTTGATGTgttaaaatttcttcaaaaattgaGGGTCGAATTGATAAGGCTGTTAATCTGGACCTCAGCTCCCAGTGCTGCACAATCTCGAGGTTCAACTTTTCCATGTCTCTTTGTAACTCTCTAGGAATAGTCAAGGTAGCTACGGAATGATTGGTCTTTCTACTTAGAGCATCGGCTACCATGTTCGCCCTACCCTCATGGTAATTAAACTCCACGTCATAGTCGTTAATCAACTCTAGCCATCTTCGCTGCCtcatgttcaaattttgttgcGTATACAAGTATCGCaaactctgatgatcagtgtagatcttgCACTTCACTCCATACaagtaatgtctccaaattttcaaagCAAAGACAATGGCTGCTAGCTCCAGGTCGTGAGTTGGGTAATTGACTTCATGTGGTTTTAGTTGTCTGGATGCATACGCGACCACTTTCCTATTTTGCATCAATACACATCCCAACCCATACTTCGATGCATCACTATACACAAGGTACTCAAGGGTGCTATCTGGAAGAGTAAGCACGGGTGCGGTAGTCAACCTCTCCTTCAAGGTTTGGAAAGCCAACTTGCACTCTTTAGACCATTCgaatttcttgtctttcttcatcaagttGGTCATAGGGCAGGCGATCTTTGAGAAATCcttcacaaatctcctatagtaACCAGCTAAACCCAAAAAGCTCCTTACTTCAGTCACATTCTTCGGTGCAGGCCAATCTCTCACCGCCTCAATTTTTGCGGGATCAACGGCAACTCCTTCTTTGGATACAAAATGCCCAAGGAACGAAACCTTCTCgagccaaaattcacactttgaaAACTTCGCGTACAGCTTATTGTCTCGGAGTAATTGCAACACCTTCCTCAGGTGTTGTTCGTGTTCCACCCTATCTCTCGAATACACCAagatgtcatcaataaagaccAGCACGAAATTGTCGAGGCACGAACTAAACACCTGGTTCATCATGCACATAAAAGCTGCAGGTGCAttagtcaacccaaaaggcatcactgtGAACTCGAAGTGCCCATATCGAGTCCTAAAGGCTGTTTTCGGAATATCGCGCTCCGCAATCCTCAGCTGATGATAGCCAGACCTCAAGTCaattttggaaaataacccTGCTCCCTTAAGTTGGTCAAACAAATCATCGATTCTCGGAAGAGGGTATTTGTTCTTCACAGTTATCTTGTTCAGTTCTCGATAATCAATACATAACCTCATACTCCCATCCTTCTTACGAACAAACAAGACAGGTGCTCCCCAAGGCGAGACACTCGGTCGAATGTATCCCTTCTCTAATAACTCCTCGACTTGCTTTTTAAGTTCCTCCATTTCAGCTGGTGCCAACCTATATGGTGCTTTTGATATAGGTCCCACCCCTGGTACCAAGTCTATGGTGAACTCAACAGCCCTAACAGGTGGCATCCCCGGTATCTCCTCTGGGAAGACGTCTAGGAACTCATTTACGATTGGCACTGATTCAGGAGTCAACTCCTCGTCTTCTATCTTACGTACATGACATAGGTAGCTTGGCAGTCCCTTCCTCAATAATGTTTTCATCTTCAGGGACGATACTATCTTCGTTTGCATACCTGAAGTAGCTTTGCAATACTTAACTTTCTTTCCCTTGGGCCCCACAAGCCTGACTTCTTGCCTCTCACATTCAACAATAGCTTTAAACCGACCCAACCAGTCCATCCCAAGAATAATGTCTAAGTCGCACATCTTTAACTCATATAGGTCACTAGGAAAAATGGTTCCCCCAATGGTCAAAGGAACACTCTTATAGACTCTAGTGCATTGATACAACTCTCCTGAAGGAACTGCTACGGCGTACGAAGAAGGTTCAGGATCCTTTAATCCTAACCTTTCAATTATTGATGCAGATACAAAAGAATTTGATGCTCCAGTATCAAATAACGCATTGACAGGCACGGAGTTCACAAGAAACGTACCTGTCACCACATCCTTTGCATCCTCTGCTTCCCTTGTGCTGATGGCGGTTAATTTTCCAGGTGTTGATTGAGTAGTTAGCGCACTGGTTCCCGCACTTCCATTACTTCGACCATTCGACTCTCCGGGTTTATAGTTGCTTGGACTAGGCCGATATCCGTTCCCGTTCTTCGACTGATGTAAGTTTTGACCACGGTAGTCACTCCCATTCCTCTGATTCCCAAAATTCCTCTGATAAAAATGCTGCTGTCCCCCATTCTGTTGATTCGGACGCCCATGCTTGGCATAACATTCGAAGCCACGATGACCCAACTTGCCACAAACATTACATTCTACTAAATTCCCATTACAATCCTTCCCTGGGTGGTTGTTTGGACACCTACGGCAGAAATAAACTCTTTCCTTACTATTACTGTCTCCACTCTTCTTTTGATTGCTGAACCCCCTATGGTGCGACTTCCCATTTCTTTCGAGGCTTGAAAAGCCCATGTGTTTCTTATTCTGCTGGGAATGGTGTTGCTGCTGGAAGCTCTCCTTTCTCTTATCCCCACTGTTGACACCTGCACTGTTAGTTTCAAGCTTCTTTCCCTTATCTTTGTATAGTAGACTTCCCACTTGAGCAGCTCTTTGGTACATCGCATCCAGAGTGGTGTACCGGTCACTATCAACATGCACTTGAATTTCATTGCTCAGCCCCAATTCAAAACGCTGCATCTTCTGCTCCTCGGTAGGGACGTCATCAGGGCAATATTTCACATACTCCATGAACTTCTTATAGTATTCGTCAACCGTTAAATCCCCCATCTCGAGCTTCGAAAATTCATTGGACTTTTGCTTCCTGATATGAGGTGGGTAGTATTTTTCCCGAATCACCCTTTTGAACTCTTTCCATTGCAACGGCTCCTGAGGATCACTCATCAAGTTGTCTCTAGCATTGGACCACCAGTAATCAGCTTCTTCTTGTAGGTAGAAAGCGGCTTGGTCCACTCTCAGGTGCTCAGGGCATTGCACCACGTTGAAAATCTTGTCAAATTCCCGTAACCAATTCTCTAAGATTGCGGGTTCTCCAGTTCCTGTAAACACAGGGGGTTTGTTCTGTGAGATGCTCTTGCTCATGGAGGCTGCCGTCTCAACTTCGGGCGCAGACCTAGATCTCCTTTCCTCGGCTAGCTCCATGACCAGTTCTCGTAAGGCCTTGTTCGAGCGTCTCTTCAAACGTTGACTAGACAACGGAGGCATTTCCCTGCAAACAAGAGTTTCACAAACGAGAGATGTTTACCATTCGTTAAGATAACATGCTTCATCgccaaaaacacattttgtaTGCAAATTCCAACCAGGCATACATTCTTGTTTTGCGTGGAATTCATccttattttgaaatatatCAACTTCACTAAAGAAAATGAACTAGTAAGCTTATCTAAATAATTTTGACATAAACTACTAACCAATGaaacataaacacataatcaactAATATAAGGTTGAATGTAAGTACGGCAACTCGTAGCTTAACTAGGACAGgcacataaaaaaaatgtagcCTCTTACGCAACCCATAACTTGCAACATTTGCTCCTACAAACATAATTCAtgcttaaaatttcaattaataaaacGTCATCTGTTAAGTCACCACAAATTCATTACAAAGATTCATTCCAATCATTGCAAGGATCGTAAGCCTAAGCGTGCAAATTCATGTGCAATAATACTCAAAATGCATGCATATATAAATGCACCTAACCCATGTCTACCCATACTCTCAAAGCAGTTTAACTTCGAAAACAAAACAGGAATAAGTACTAGAGAAAACATGAAGCGTTTGGGAACGATAGGAACCActggctctggtaaccacctgtaacaccccagaatttccgatcccttaacgaaaccaaaactgtaaaggacgggaggaaattcgggtgttacataaaagaaaaaaagaaaggaatttagttaaactttaattattaactttaaaaaggtgcgtaaaaattttggcagcatctgccttgaaATTTGACGCGACGAAGATTTAGACAAACGATAAATCATCATAATGAAGAGGCATCAATGGCCTCGTAACAGAATCACGGCGGAAAGGTCATCGCCAAGACCtctgtcgacatgctaagcatggatcgtggttcccatGTAAACGCTTGGGTTTTCCAAGCATAAAGATAATCCACTGTACAAGCCATTCAAGatactataacaaaatataaaacgatATAACTCTTTGCAGCGGAACGAATTACATCAAAAGGAGGACTCATGCCTCAACCAAAACATACACACTTTCAATTCGAAATCACATGTAGCGTCAAAAATGGTTCGAACAGGGCACGCGTCAAGGTTCTCACTcgatcccccccccccccccatatgcaatgcaaggaaactccaaaacctgcaagacctatctacgacgcccctgctgctcaacgtaaAGTCATAGACCAAACgtgtcatagcagggccatcagagacaagccgtcaacaaggaaacaagcagtacacgtcagtatctagcaacaagttatacatgcaaccaacaatcaattcaacaaaacaAGGGAAGAAAGACactccaatgtataaaaatctactccaaccattcctcacttctgtgcacttctcaatgccttcaccattttctatttcttccttaattccacgtatcatcttttgtgactagaggccaccatattggggtttgcaagacccacatggcaacacctcagccaagggcggtgacggccatgccggcgcccaatggcaaagtatgatcatacccccgtacagcgaccatatatagatgatctatgcctccgggaactaaaccaactggggtaccaatccagtggagtcacagtaacatccaacttaatatctcatcaataagggactcattcccattccatctcatataatccaacattctaCTCTCGCGATATCAGAACTCAATCTCTACCATCTTGACAACTGATTTTCACTTGTAACACAAACTTAACAGTATTTAAATAGCAAATCATATTCAACCTAGCTCGTATAATATTATCACGCAAGGAAAATATATTGAAGATGCATGCAAGaatcagttactgcgtgtacttacCTGCACTGCAAGATGACAAGCCACAAAAATCGCTTCGAAGGGGTTCTTACGCCCCTCTTATGAACCGGGCACCTATACACGTTTAAAGTAAGACTAATAAGCCTACTTCACATCATTTACGAAGCACCGACTCCATACAAGCTACGCTATTAGCCAATTAAGTTTCGATTCAAGCTAATACGCATTCTACGCATACTCATGCAATAAATTCAACCCATGTTCATACATGAACTACGCCATCAATTCCAATCAAACCATAACATTAGATTCTAGTCAGGTTTATATCAAGATATGTTCAAGAACACGTAATACATGACGTTACACTTAATAACAATCATATCACCTATGATAGTAgtggtttattatttttccaaggtttttagagtgaaacgattaagaataaattagatTTGTAGCTTGGCGAATCAATAACGATTCGTATAATTTGGGTCAAAGTCACCCAACTTAGCGACACAATTGAACATATCAGTATAGCAACCGAGCTCAAAACTAACCACCTCATCAACGACTATAACCACgataatactttcattaatgaCAATCGCTACCTTAATCCGTCTCAGTAATTATTATCATCGTTTACTCTACAACAATGGATATTAACAATACTAGTCACCATTCATCCAAAGTGTCACATACACAAGCTTATACAAGATTTCCAATACAAAACATCATCCAAGCCACAAAAATAGTATATACTACTTTTAATTCATCCACCCCTAACTTATTCAAGTTCAATTCACACTTTCAAATGCTTACCCACTTTAAATCCTATTAAGATATAACTTAATCCAAGCTAAGATTCATGAATTTACCCAAATTACTACCTTTAAATTCAtcataatataaaccctaacttaTCTAATTTCAGATCACCATAATAATCAAACCCATAACAAAATCAAGATATTCATACTCCAATTTAACAAATATGAActctaaataataagaaatcaaATATCAACACATACAAACTTAATTTGGGTAAGAGATTGCTCACAAGGGGAACTAGAAATGGGTGAGGGTATAAGTggtgttgtggtggtggtggagcaCGAAGGTGGAAAGCTAGACACGGCTGCTGCTGCCGGGAAAACCACCACGAAGGTGGCTGCCCTTGCTGTGGGTTCACGTTGCTGCAACAGGGAGGAGGAGGATGAAGCAGCCACTGCTGCTGCGTGTCGCGAGGGAGGAAGGCagggctgctgctgctacgatGGTCGCTCACCGGTGGAGGAAAATGCGGCTGGTGGTGGTGAAGAGAGGAGGCGGCTGCGCCCGTGAGTGAGGGAAGCGAACTGAgagaagagaaggagaagaggaaggaaAGAAAGTGACGGCtcaagcaagaaaaaaaaaagggtttcatGCCTTTTatccttgttattattattatcatgtttatttatttatttatttagattcattttttttcttgcgAGGcctaactaagagactcaccttcgggGGCTTAgacgttttaataaaataatcattttaattcgaacctctttattttttgaatcgtaattatatttttaatatatatatataagttaacatttaaattcgtatacgaaagaaatttattaaaataatttcataaataattgtaaagtctttaaaaactattaaaatattaaataattacttcattaaaatctctattaaaatattaaataattacttcattaaaatctcgtGGTGTTACACATACGTTAGTGGATTGCAATGTGAACAAGGCTGTGTGGGATAACCATCCAGGTGGGTTACTGATTGCGAGGGCACCTAGAACATCCTTCAATGAGATTTTTAGCTGGCTGGTGGAGAACGCAACGCATCAAAGGATGTTCTGATGTTAATAGCTACGACCATGTGGGCAATTTGGTTCATGAGAAATAAGGTTATATTCGAAGATTGCCCAAACAAGATTGTTGATGCCGTCTTTAGCTTCACTACCATGGTCCGGGAATACAAAGCCTATGCGTGCAAGGTCTTTGATCTGCGAGATCAGTCCACCTCCTTGGCATCCCAATGGTCTCCCCCCGAATCCAACTGGATAAAAATCAATGTTGATGCTCATATGGCGAATGGCACGGACAAAGGTTTGGGAGCAGTTTGTCGTGATAATCATGGTAATTTGATACTTGTTGGTGTTCGAGGAGTACAAGCGACATGGTCGACGGCCGTCAGTGAGCTTACTGTTGCTGGTTTTGGTGTGGAATTGGCCATCCGATTGGGTTTCTCTCACATACATCTCGAGGGAGATAATGTTGTTGTGTTCAAGGAGATTACCAATTCTTCTTCTGGTTTTTCTCCTTTTTATGTTCTCCTTGATCAGATTCGTTCTCTCCTGAGCTCCTTTCGTGGCGTTAGGCGTAGTGTGGTTCGTCGTAGTGGAAACACTGCGGCTCATATGGTAGCTAGGTGGAACTTAGGCTCTTTTGGTGATACTATTTATATGCACTATTTTCCTCAAAGTCTTATATCCTTGGTTACTCTTGATTTAATCTAATTTTAATAGGTacttttcaaaagaaaaaaaaaaagtctataccattttaaagttattaacCTTAAAATGtactacaaaatattacttcttAATCATTcactatatttataatatttttaggtTAGTATAAACTAAAATAGTGTGAACTAAGTCCATACAGAACTTTTGCTTTTTTATTGGCTTATTAAACCCAATTTTTCTCTTATAAGCAACCAACAGTCGAAAGCTAAACAAATATGAAATATGTTACTAACTAGTTCATCCACCTAacttaaaatttaacaaaaactatCAATATCTATTAATCAGTCAAATAAGTTAGCTATATGCAaaaatcatttatcaaacaACACAATTTGTAAGATTAGCCAAATATTTGAATGGGACCATAGAGAGAGATTCAATTAATGAGATGTAATACTACGTACTTTAGAGAAGTGAGAAGATTCTTTGTCCAGTAACGACTCACTCACGAGCCATGGTTCTTAAATTTTCAATCTAAAGGTCAAATTTGCAATATAAATTTATGTAGTATATActgaaaattatttatttaaaattccaAAATATGTGTTTGATGtagatttaaaataattacagGTATTTAATGGCGCCAAAACGctgtttaaaaaaattgtttataagTAGTTATTTTCATAGCGTTATAATATGTATCAATTCAATATAAAATTAACGGTTTTAAGATTGGTGACTAGTGGCGAAAAAACAAATTGAACATTTAATCAAAAGGATGTATATGGTTAGTTAATGTTTGTAAGTCAActtcttaaataaaattaatgctTGTGTTGTATTTATATAAACAGTTTATATGTGTACTT from the Amaranthus tricolor cultivar Red isolate AtriRed21 chromosome 12, ASM2621246v1, whole genome shotgun sequence genome contains:
- the LOC130828448 gene encoding uncharacterized protein LOC130828448, yielding MWAIWFMRNKVIFEDCPNKIVDAVFSFTTMVREYKAYACKVFDLRDQSTSLASQWSPPESNWIKINVDAHMANGTDKGLGAVCRDNHGNLILVGVRGVQATWSTAVSELTVAGFGVELAIRLGFSHIHLEGDNVVVFKEITNSSSGFSPFYVLLDQIRSLLSSFRGVRRSVVRRSGNTAAHMVARWNLGSFGDTIYMHYFPQSLISLVTLDLI